A DNA window from Gallaecimonas pentaromativorans contains the following coding sequences:
- a CDS encoding trypco2 family protein, protein MKGKISLADFISEVKKELIEAVKNKKEDDVPFFTLNEVELQTEFGVKAEASGGFKFFVDLSAKTEANQRHCVTLKFSPIRQSINPSLVGGGGGDGTGITAHGDITVSTPEQAVAIRQYLRGHPDVVDPDGINFHVVTMPAAGKLEGEA, encoded by the coding sequence ATGAAAGGTAAAATTAGTCTTGCTGATTTCATTAGTGAAGTAAAAAAAGAGTTAATCGAAGCTGTAAAAAACAAAAAAGAAGACGATGTTCCATTTTTTACGCTTAATGAGGTTGAGCTTCAAACCGAGTTTGGAGTAAAAGCCGAAGCAAGTGGCGGGTTTAAATTTTTTGTCGATTTATCGGCCAAAACTGAAGCAAATCAAAGACATTGTGTAACTCTTAAGTTTTCACCAATACGACAGTCGATAAATCCATCTTTAGTTGGTGGTGGAGGTGGTGATGGCACGGGTATCACAGCTCATGGTGATATAACCGTATCAACTCCAGAGCAAGCAGTTGCAATTCGGCAATATCTGCGAGGACACCCTGATGTTGTAGATCCAGATGGTATAAATTTTCATGTTGTTACTATGCCAGCAGCAGGAAAATTAGAGGGTGAAGCGTAA
- a CDS encoding serine hydrolase domain-containing protein: MTILSRVLATIAFCLISQVQAAPIKRLNGSSISSQQLTDGVTKLMAIGQVTGLSVTVFNDAKPVYSQAFGYANVQTKTPLTLDTEIYGASISKAVFATLVMKLVDKGVIDLDTPLYQYLDQPLWRIKGDKRAWHRDLSSLKGQPEAKLITARICLSHTTGLGNWRWFEPDHKLHFHSKPGSHYRYSGEGMTLLQTVLEEKTGKTLEELAQEYVFTPFGMATSSYQWQPRFEGHYATGYNGEGRPYPKDKDNAPRSASSLETTPNELTRFASAVLQGAGLTPASYHAMFSPQIRIRAPTQFGPGIDEVTDAYDDIALSYGLGWGLIKTPFGWGAFKEGRGDGCVHYLIVFPKQKLGVMLLSNSENAEKIFDALLRLSIADSYTPVAWERYADGSHLLD; encoded by the coding sequence ATGACCATCTTAAGCCGCGTGTTAGCCACCATCGCCTTTTGCCTGATTAGCCAGGTACAAGCCGCCCCCATCAAGCGCCTCAACGGCAGCAGCATCAGTAGCCAGCAACTCACCGACGGCGTTACCAAGCTGATGGCCATCGGCCAGGTAACGGGCCTTAGCGTCACCGTTTTTAACGATGCCAAGCCGGTTTACAGCCAGGCCTTTGGCTATGCCAATGTCCAAACCAAAACCCCGTTGACTCTGGACACCGAGATCTACGGCGCCTCTATCAGCAAGGCGGTGTTCGCCACCCTGGTGATGAAGCTGGTAGATAAAGGCGTGATAGACCTCGACACCCCACTTTATCAGTATCTCGACCAACCGCTGTGGCGCATCAAAGGGGACAAGCGCGCCTGGCACCGGGATTTATCCAGCCTCAAGGGCCAGCCCGAAGCCAAGCTCATCACCGCCCGCATCTGCCTGAGCCACACCACCGGCCTGGGTAACTGGCGCTGGTTCGAGCCAGACCACAAACTGCATTTTCACTCCAAGCCCGGCAGCCATTACCGCTACTCCGGCGAGGGCATGACCCTGCTGCAAACGGTACTGGAAGAAAAAACCGGCAAAACCCTGGAAGAGCTGGCCCAAGAATACGTGTTCACCCCCTTTGGCATGGCAACTTCCAGCTACCAGTGGCAACCGCGCTTTGAAGGCCATTACGCCACCGGTTACAACGGCGAGGGCCGCCCCTACCCCAAAGACAAAGACAACGCCCCGCGCAGCGCCAGCTCACTGGAAACCACCCCCAACGAGCTCACCCGCTTTGCCAGTGCCGTGCTGCAAGGCGCTGGCCTCACCCCAGCCTCCTACCACGCCATGTTCAGCCCGCAAATCCGCATCCGCGCCCCCACCCAGTTCGGCCCGGGTATCGATGAAGTCACAGACGCCTACGACGATATCGCCCTTAGCTACGGCCTTGGCTGGGGGCTAATCAAAACCCCCTTCGGCTGGGGCGCCTTCAAAGAAGGCCGGGGCGACGGCTGCGTGCACTATTTGATTGTCTTTCCCAAACAAAAGCTGGGGGTGATGCTGCTTAGCAACAGCGAGAATGCCGAGAAAATCTTCGACGCCCTGCTGCGCCTTAGCATCGCCGACAGCTACACCCCGGTTGCCTGGGAACGTTACGCCGACGGCAGCCATTTGCTGGACTGA
- a CDS encoding EAL domain-containing protein codes for MDDLPTVFDRFSCGNCADKTSLGFDFTMAFQPIMNCQQRTIFGYEALVRGLNNEPAHTIIAQVNDDNRYQFDQLCRVKAIALAARLKLDSMLSINFLPNAIYKPERCIRTTLEAAKKYAFPIEQIMFEFTEAEPIRDSAFIKDILNFYQNTGFKTAIDDFGAGYAGLGLLADFQTDIIKFDMALIRDIDKDRTRQHIIRHLLNLFQDLNITALAEGVESAGEMHWLKSAGVALMQGYYFAKPGFERLPSVDSALL; via the coding sequence ATGGACGATCTGCCCACCGTATTCGACCGTTTTTCCTGCGGGAATTGCGCAGACAAAACCAGCCTTGGCTTTGATTTCACCATGGCGTTTCAGCCGATTATGAATTGCCAACAAAGAACAATTTTTGGATATGAAGCCTTAGTGCGGGGCCTGAATAACGAACCGGCTCACACCATCATCGCCCAAGTAAACGACGATAACCGTTATCAGTTCGATCAGCTTTGCCGGGTAAAAGCCATTGCCCTTGCCGCCCGGTTGAAGCTTGATTCCATGCTCAGCATCAACTTTTTACCCAACGCCATTTACAAGCCCGAACGCTGCATTCGCACCACACTGGAAGCGGCCAAGAAATATGCCTTTCCTATCGAACAAATCATGTTCGAATTCACCGAAGCCGAGCCGATCCGTGACAGTGCCTTCATTAAAGACATTCTTAATTTCTACCAAAATACCGGCTTTAAAACGGCCATTGATGATTTTGGGGCTGGCTATGCGGGTTTGGGCCTGTTGGCTGACTTTCAAACCGATATTATTAAGTTTGATATGGCGCTGATTCGCGATATCGACAAAGACCGCACGCGCCAGCACATCATTCGCCATCTCCTCAACCTCTTTCAGGATCTGAACATTACCGCCCTCGCCGAAGGGGTAGAGTCCGCCGGCGAAATGCACTGGTTAAAGTCTGCCGGAGTGGCGCTGATGCAGGGTTACTACTTTGCCAAACCGGGTTTTGAACGCCTGCCAAGCGTGGATAGCGCCTTACTCTAA